One genomic region from Microcystis panniformis FACHB-1757 encodes:
- a CDS encoding type II toxin-antitoxin system VapC family toxin: MKQALLDTNILSYFLRGNPAVIEQFRIYRQHYTYISFSIFTYYEIKSGLLYKDARNQQQQFERLVEVSEVIGYDREISDIATQIYVNLRIKGQLITPIDLFIAATAIYCDYTLITANIKHFQNIPNLSYEN, encoded by the coding sequence ATGAAACAAGCATTACTTGATACCAATATCCTCTCTTATTTTTTACGAGGCAATCCCGCAGTAATTGAACAATTCCGCATCTATCGACAACACTATACTTATATATCGTTTTCAATCTTTACCTATTACGAGATTAAAAGTGGTTTATTGTATAAAGATGCACGAAATCAACAACAACAATTTGAACGTCTTGTAGAAGTCAGTGAAGTAATTGGTTATGATCGTGAAATTAGTGATATAGCTACTCAAATATACGTTAATCTTAGAATAAAAGGACAACTAATTACCCCGATTGATTTGTTTATTGCTGCGACTGCTATTTATTGCGATTATACTCTGATTACAGCTAACATTAAGCATTTTCAAAATATTCCCAATCTTAGTTATGAAAATTAG
- a CDS encoding tetratricopeptide repeat protein, producing MKISISQQFSTIVLLYYFQVRYTEAEPLHLEAINIFREGLGENHSHTQTVYRNYRGMLS from the coding sequence ATGAAAATTAGTATCTCTCAACAATTTAGCACTATTGTACTATTGTACTATTTTCAGGTCAGGTACACAGAAGCGGAACCTCTCCATCTAGAAGCGATTAATATTTTCAGGGAAGGATTAGGGGAAAATCATTCCCATACCCAAACCGTTTATCGGAATTATAGGGGGATGCTGTCTTAA